A single genomic interval of Campylobacter concisus harbors:
- a CDS encoding divergent polysaccharide deacetylase family protein produces the protein MSEKKTTKKRPTKNSAGRSHNKTYLGIGIIAAILIIALSVALSIKNNGAEQISKANEPKIEKQISKKAEPKVASKEKKQEYEKRKYPLKFDEDENLSKIFTDPKHKSELALNSKVEPKEQKKIAEVKSEAKKEEIKKEQNDTKNLLASYKNTEPSVIENEQKIEPFYSSKVEQKTELKPQNFEAKVDQNKSTEIEKKEKIKSENIKVEPAKKTENLTTKKIEKTKYEEKNIQKDSFEAVPFTPSASIKGRAKLVIIIDDVATFEHASMIKSLGLKITPSIFPATKTHPDTPNIARTFEFYMIHLPMQAKHFDSPEIGTLTINESFESMHEKIKKIRKDFPRAKYTNNHTGSRFTSDFDAMDKAYRALIEQGFVFVDSKTIAQTAVARAAKKHNQPYISRDIFLDDDPSASAVRRELVAAVNLAKKRGYAIAIGHPKKNTISVIKESKNNLLKDVDVVYLKDIL, from the coding sequence AGCGTAGCCCTTAGTATAAAAAATAATGGTGCAGAACAGATAAGCAAAGCAAATGAGCCAAAGATAGAGAAGCAAATTTCTAAAAAAGCTGAGCCAAAGGTTGCCAGTAAAGAGAAAAAACAAGAATACGAAAAGAGAAAATACCCTCTAAAATTTGATGAAGATGAAAATTTAAGTAAAATTTTTACCGATCCTAAGCATAAAAGTGAGCTTGCTTTAAATTCAAAAGTTGAGCCAAAAGAGCAAAAAAAGATAGCTGAAGTAAAGAGTGAAGCCAAAAAAGAAGAGATAAAAAAAGAGCAAAACGATACTAAAAATTTACTTGCAAGTTATAAAAATACAGAGCCTAGTGTAATAGAAAATGAACAAAAGATAGAGCCATTTTATAGCTCAAAAGTCGAACAAAAAACTGAGTTAAAACCTCAAAATTTTGAAGCAAAAGTCGATCAAAATAAAAGTACTGAAATAGAAAAAAAAGAGAAAATTAAAAGCGAGAACATAAAAGTCGAGCCAGCTAAAAAAACTGAAAATTTAACTACCAAAAAGATAGAAAAAACAAAATACGAAGAAAAAAATATACAAAAAGATAGCTTTGAAGCGGTACCTTTTACGCCAAGCGCTAGCATAAAAGGACGTGCAAAGCTCGTCATCATAATAGACGATGTGGCGACATTTGAACATGCGAGTATGATAAAATCGCTTGGCCTAAAAATCACGCCGTCTATTTTTCCAGCGACAAAGACTCATCCAGATACGCCAAATATCGCAAGAACATTTGAGTTTTATATGATACATCTTCCGATGCAAGCAAAACACTTTGATAGCCCAGAGATAGGCACTCTCACGATCAATGAGAGCTTTGAGAGCATGCACGAAAAGATAAAAAAGATACGCAAAGACTTCCCACGTGCAAAATATACAAACAACCATACAGGATCGCGCTTTACAAGCGATTTTGACGCTATGGATAAGGCTTATAGGGCGCTGATAGAGCAGGGCTTTGTCTTTGTTGATAGTAAAACTATCGCTCAAACCGCAGTAGCAAGAGCTGCAAAAAAACATAATCAGCCATACATTTCAAGAGATATATTTTTAGACGACGATCCATCGGCTAGTGCTGTTAGGCGTGAGCTTGTGGCTGCTGTAAATTTGGCTAAAAAAAGAGGCTATGCGATCGCCATTGGACATCCAAAGAAAAATACGATCTCGGTTATAAAAGAGAGTAAAAATAATCTTTTAAAAGATGTTGATGTGGTTTATTTAAAAGATATTTTATGA
- a CDS encoding DNA-processing protein DprA → MRLDFIPEPLNRLKNPPKQLNFIGDTSILSLPKIAVVGSRKASVYTKECVTALCAALKSANVCVVSGGAIGVDIAAHKAAMPRTIGIFASGLDTIYPSQNKVAINEIYTKALALSEYDEGEPPLAYRFLERNRIVVGLCEALVVAQADLKSGSMQSARLANELKIPVYVLPQRMGESDGTNFLLANKKAELIDDYHKFASLFGEIKEQEKTSDEILKFCKNGVSLDEVLAKFGDIIYEYELEGLVEISNLRVKSVL, encoded by the coding sequence ATGAGACTTGACTTTATTCCAGAGCCGTTAAATAGACTAAAAAATCCACCAAAACAGCTAAATTTTATCGGAGATACTTCGATTTTATCCTTACCAAAGATCGCAGTTGTTGGCTCAAGAAAGGCAAGTGTTTATACAAAAGAGTGCGTCACAGCACTTTGCGCAGCACTAAAAAGTGCAAACGTCTGTGTGGTAAGTGGTGGAGCAATCGGCGTTGATATCGCAGCTCATAAAGCTGCTATGCCACGAACAATTGGCATTTTTGCAAGCGGACTTGACACCATCTATCCAAGCCAAAATAAAGTGGCGATAAATGAAATTTACACCAAAGCCTTGGCACTTAGTGAGTATGATGAAGGTGAGCCGCCACTTGCTTATAGATTTTTGGAGCGAAACCGCATAGTTGTGGGGCTTTGTGAAGCTCTAGTTGTCGCGCAAGCTGATCTTAAAAGTGGCTCTATGCAAAGTGCGAGGCTTGCAAATGAGCTTAAAATTCCAGTGTATGTACTGCCACAGCGCATGGGCGAAAGCGATGGGACAAATTTTTTGCTTGCAAATAAAAAAGCCGAGCTTATTGATGACTATCATAAATTTGCTTCACTTTTTGGCGAGATTAAAGAGCAAGAAAAAACTAGTGATGAGATCTTAAAATTTTGTAAAAATGGCGTAAGTCTTGATGAAGTTTTAGCAAAATTTGGCGATATCATCTATGAGTACGAGCTTGAAGGGCTAGTTGAAATTTCAAATCTAAGAGTAAAGAGCGTGCTATGA